The following coding sequences lie in one Cannabis sativa cultivar Pink pepper isolate KNU-18-1 chromosome 5, ASM2916894v1, whole genome shotgun sequence genomic window:
- the LOC133038171 gene encoding uncharacterized protein LOC133038171, with translation MDVVTPFAETYVCGDWAAKDNKNRVVKLSEHQVPLLLVPNTESDNKDEWSVYDVLNNKFLSSKPILPPNICGSSQGWLLSQDENFNLTLYKPFAQRQNKKENNNHNNTTVIELPPLFETTADSGLSDFFPREYLIRKMAICTPDQSHSQNFKVSVICGTQSDCCSTINITSCKVSKDSLWTGFEIPHSKVPTKFKLNDIMFYKNNLKLQPYEELEIDGKPFSYSKYLVESFTGDYLIVKRFRKVEAFHLTRYFMVFKLRSDDQKFEKMANLGDEALFLGDNTCISVQASHFPGCQKNCIYFTHDKDPRENYNGPYELGVYNMETRKCTKIINFDFDAIIKMDRRRPIWILPTLFI, from the exons ATGGATGTTGTAACACCATTTGCAGAAACATATGTATGCGGAG ATTGGGCAG CAAAAGACAACAAAAATCGAGTTGTGAAATTAAGTGAGCATCAAGTACCATTGCTTTTGGTTCCTAACACAGAAAGTGATAATAAAGATGAATGGAGTGTGTATGATGTGTTGAATAACAAATTCTTGTCATCAAAACCAATACTTCCTCCAAATATTTGTGGTTCATCTCAAGGATGGTTACTTAGTCAAGATGAAAACTTCAATTTAACACTGTATAAACCCTTTGCACAAAGACAAAATAAAAAGGagaataataatcataataatacaACAGTTATTgaacttccaccattgtttgaAACTACTGCAGATTCAGGTTTAAGTGATTTCTTTCCTCGTGAATATCTAATTAGGAAGATGGCAATATGTACACCAGACCAATCCCATTCCCAAAATTTTAAAGTATCAGTTATATGTGGAACACAGAGTGATTGTTGTTCTACTATAAATATAACAAGTTGTAAGGTTTCCAAAGATTCTTTATGGACAGGTTTTGAAATCCCACATAGTAAGGTGCCAACAAAGTTTAAATTGAATGATATTATGTTCTACAAGAACAACCTTAAACTCCAACCCTATGAAGAACTTGAGATTGATGGAAAACCTTTTTCTTATTCAAAATATTTAGTTGAATCATTTACGGGAGACTATTTGATTGTTAAGAGGTTTCGAAAAGTCGAGGCTTTTCATTTGACCAGGTATTTTATGGTTTTCAAATTAAGATCTGATGACCAAAAATTTGAGAAGATGGCAAATTTGGGTGATGAGGCCTTGTTTTTAGGTGATAATACTTGTATTTCTGTTCAGGCTTCACATTTTCCTGGGTGCCAAAAGAATTGTATTTACTTTACTCATGACAAAGATCCTAGAGAAAATTATAATGGGCCTTACGAATTGGGTGTTTACAATATGGAAACTAGAAAGTgcacaaaaattattaatttcgattttgATGCAATCATTAAAATGGATCGAAGAAGACCAATTTGGATTTTACCTACTCTGTTTATATGA